CAAAGTGAGCGTTTTCTCAAGCTTCGTTAAAATGGCGGCGCCGTCAGGCGTCTCCGGGGCAACCGCCTTTATTCTGATGGAGCGAATGTCGCCGGAAGCCTCTCCCCTGATGTCAATGAAAAGCGATGCGCGCTGTGCCGGGTCTTCCGCCTTTACCGCGGCAAGGTCGGCCATGCACTCGAAGTTGCGGATGCTGACCGGGCTGGCCTGCCATCCCTTCGGGTTGGAAAAACCGGCGGCGGTGAAGCGGTCGCAAAGGTCTTTGCCGGAAATAACGAAGTCCCGGGCGAAAGATGGCCTATCGCCAGCCCGTTCGAATTTCAGCAGGTGCGGCGGCAGGTAAACCGTTCTGGCTGCAAGCTTCTGTCGCTTGGCGTGCTTCATCTTTGGTGGCGGTTCGGCAAAGCGTGTGGCGGGCGCCAGATTGAGATAGGTCAGCAGGCTCTTGAGATGCTTCTTGTCATTGGCAAGCAGCACCGTCGCCCCTATGGCAAAACAGACGGCCAACACCGCAAACAGCAGTGCGCCAGAGCTCACTCTCTTTTGCAAGCCTGCGTCCATCGCAAGACCTTAAGGGGGCTCGGAGAAAGACCTCAGCCGATTCTGATATGGCTTTTCGGGCTGGGGGCAGCCCGGTGAATATAAGGTGTGAGCAGAGGCTCTGAAAAATCTTTTGCAATTTACCGCCGAAATTTCCGGCGATGCGGGTTCTTACTCGGAGTTGTTTTTGCCGCCGTCCTGCCCACCGGCGCTGCTTTCGTCGTCCGCAACGGGAATGGCGTAGGAGCCGTTCAGCCAGCGGGCAAGATCGAGCGAGCGGCAGCGATCCGAACAAAAGGGATAGTTTTCCCGCGTCGACGGCCGGCGACATTCCGGGCATGGCTGGGTTTTGCGAAGTGGGGTGACCTTTCCGGCGCCTTCTGTGGAGGGTTTTGCCATGGGACTATCCTTCGAGCCAGCCCGACGTCACCTCAAACCCTTCACCGGACAGAAGCGACATGGTCTCATAAAGCGGCAATCCCACGACATTGGTGTAGGAACCGGTCAGTTTCTGCACGAATGCGCCGGCAATACCCTGAATGCCATAGGCTCCCGCCTTGCCGCGCCATTGGCCGGAAGCGATGTAAGCGTCGATCTCGCGCGTGGAGAGGCGCTTGAAACGCACCTTGGTCTCCGCCACCTTCTGACGGATTTTTCCGTCAGGCGTCACCAGGCAGATGCCGGTATAGACCCAATGGCTGCGCCCCGAGAGTAGGTGCAGCGCCGCCGAGGCTTCTTCCGTGTATTCCGCCTTGCCGACGATGCGGCGACCAACGGCGACCACCGTATCGGAGCCCAGAACATAGGCGTCTTTCCACGCCTGCTCGCTCTTCAGCGCCGCCTGCGCGGCTTCCGCCTTCTGTTGCGACAGACGACGGCAGAGCGTGCGTGGATGCTCGAGCTTTACGGGTGTCTCGTCAATATCCATCGGCATCAGACGTGCCGGTTCGATACCGATCTGATGCAACAGCTCCAGACGCCGCGGCGAACCGGATGCCAGAACGAGCTTTTGTTTTGAATTGGTCATTGCGCGGCCCGGGCGTCCGATGCGAAAGGTGGATTACTTGAAGCGATAGGTGATGCGGCCCTTGGTCAGGTCGTAAGGCGTCATTTCGACCAGCACCTTGTCGCCCGCCAGAACGCGGATACGGTTCTTGCGCATGCGGCCCGCCGTGTGGGCGATGATCTCGTGTTCGTTCTCAAGCTTCACGCGGAACGTTGCGTTCGGCAGCAATTCGGTTACGATGCCCGGGAATTCAAGGACTTCTTCTTTTGTCATGTAAGGGTTTTCTTCCTGTTGATAGTGCCGGACGTGTCCTGTCCGGGAAAATTGCGCGGAAACTACACAATCCCGGCACATTTGTGAACCTCTAAAGCATCGGCTTAAAAATCAGTACCGATTTTCCCGATGTAAGGGCAGTTTTCAGTCTTTTGAAAGCGCATCCGCCACCGGCTGCTGCCGCTTTGGCAGGCGTTCGGCAATCAGTTTTGCAAGATGATCCCGCACCTCGCGATAGGCGTCGAGTATCTGCTCCCGCGTACCTGTAATGACCGTCGGATCCATCGTTGGCCAATAGACCACATCGAGAGAATTCGAGCGCGTCAGCTCCAGTGCGGCGTGATGGGCTTCGGGTGTTAATGTAATGATCAGATCGAAAAAATCATCCTCAATCTCGTCTAGGGTGCGCGGTTTGTGTTTGCCGAGCGAAAAACCCTGCTCTTCCAGCACCGCATCCACGAAGGGATCGCGTTCGCCCGCCCGCACGCCGGCCGACTGTATGTAGATGCCTGATGCCACCAGCCGTTTGGCGATGACCTCCGCCATGGGGGAGCGGATGGAATTCATACCGCACATAAAGAGGACCGATTTCGGTGCTCGTCCCTCGTTTGGCGCTGCGGCAGGATCGCTCATCTCTAACCCCGCCAATAAAGCACACAGACAAGGGTGAAGAGGCGGCGCGCCGTATCGAAATCCACCTTGATCTTGCCCGATAGCCGGTCCATCAGGGTCTGCGAACCATCATTGTGGATACCCCGCCGGCCCATGTCGATCGCCTCGATCTGGCTTGGCGTCGAGGAGCGGATTGCCTCGTAATAGCTTTCGCAGATCAGGAAATAATCCTTGATGATGCGGCGGAACGGCGTCAGCGAGAGGATGTGGGTGGAGACATCCTTGTCGTCCTCGGTCTTGATCGCGAAGACCAGCTTGGCATCGACGAGCGATATGTGCAGCCGGTACGGCCCGCCGTCATGCCCGGCAGGCTCGAAGGTGTTTTCTTCGATCAGGTCGAAAATGGCGACGGCGCGTTCATGCTCCACATCAGGCGTGGACCGGCCGATGCTGTCGTCCAGTACCACGTCGCAGAGCCGGAAATCGCCTGAAGCCATCGCTTAACTTTCCGGATTGAGGCGAATGGAGACCGAGCGCGCATGCGCGTCCAGCCCCTCCGAGTGGGCAAGGGTGATCGCCGCCGGCGCAAGCTGGCGCAACTGCTCGGGCCCGAGCCGCAGGATCGACGTGCGCTTGACGAAATCCAGCACCGAAAGGCCGGAGGAGAAGCGAGCCGAGCGTGCCGTCGGCAAAACGTGGTTGGAACCGCCGACATAATCGCCGATCACCTCAGGGGTATGACGCCCGACGAAAATCGCCCCGGCATTGCGGATGTGGGCCATCAAGGCATCCGGGTCATCGACGGCAAGCTCCAGATGCTCGGCGGCAATGCGGTTGGCGAGCGGAATGGCGTCGGTGAGTTTTTCGACCAGAATGATCGCGCCGAAATCGGCCCAGCTGGCCGCCGCCGTCTCGGAACGCGAAAGAAGCTTCAGCTGCCGCTCGACGGCTGCCCCCACCGCCTTGCCGAGGTCGGCATTATCGGTGATGAGAATGGATTGGGCACCGCGATCATGCTCCGCCTGCGCCAGAAGATCGGCGGCCAGCCAGTCGGGATCATTGTCCTTGTCGGCAATAACAAGCACTTCGGAAGGTCCGGCGATCATATCGATACCGACAGTGCCGAAGACCTGCCGCTTGGCGGCCGCCACATAGGCATTGCCCGGGCCGACGATCTTGGCGACCGGCGCGATGGTCTCCGTGCCATAGGCAAGTGCGGCGACAGCCTGTGCGCCACCAATACGGTAGATTTCCTCGACGCCTGCAATACGTGCCGCAGCGAGTACCGCGGGATTGACCGCACCGCCATTGGCCGGCACGACCATGACGATACGCTCCACGCCGGCGACCTTTGCCGGTACGGCATTCATCAGCACCGAGCTCGGGTAGCTCGCCGTGCCGCCGGGTACATAAAGCCCCACGGCCTCGATGGCGGTCCAGCGCGAGCCGAGGCCCACGCCGATATCGTCCTCGTAGATGTCATCCTTCGGCATCTGCCGCGCATGGTGTTTTTCGATACGCCGGGCTGCGAGTTCAAGCGCCTCGATGACGGCCCTGTCGACTGCCGAAAACGCGGCGTCGATTTCATCCGCCGTCACGCGCATCGAAACCCTGGTAAAATCAATGCCGTCGAATTTCTGGGAATAATGGGCAAGGGCCGCATCGCCGCGATGACGGACATCGTTGATGATGTCGCGAACCGTCGCGTTGACGTCTTCGGAAACTTCTCTCTTGGTTGTCAGGAAGGCAGCGAATTTCTGTTCGAAATCAGCCGATGCCCGCTCCAGCCAGATTGCCACGCCATTACCCTTTCATTGTCCCCGCGGGCGATCCCGCGAGGTATACGAACTTGCCGCGCAATAATCACGGCTCTGGTAAGTGGCATAAATCGAAACGGCAAGGAAAGGCAACCGTTGCGAGGGCTCGCAACGTTTATTCGCTGTCGGGATGATGCGGTTTGGCGGCGGTTTCCCAGGCGCCGCTCACGTCGGTCAGCTGCGCCTCGATGCATTCGACATCGAGTGCAATGGTACCACCGCCCGAAAGCGCCAGTTCAACGACACCATCCGGCCCTTCACCATCAGGGGTAAAGCGTATTGCCAGAAGCGAAAGCACCTGCTCCCTGTCGGCCAAGTTGATGGACTGCGAACGGACGGCAGACACACGCTTCAGGAAAATCACGCTGCGGCAGCGCTCGGGGGGCAAATTCTTTTTGCTGGCGCTTTCCCAAACGAAACGGTTGGCGGAAAGGGTAAACTGCCCCTGCCTCGGTTCGAAGGCAACATCCTTGAGCTTGAAGACGCTGTCCTGCATGTGTGTCGAGATGATCGAGAGATCTTCGGTATCCAGCGCCAGCAATTTCAGGCCGCTCATCATTTCTTCCTTTTCCGCGGACACGGGCCGCAATGTCTATTTCTTGTACTGGAAATAAGCAGTCGCGGCCCGCTGTGCAACGGGTGGAAAATCGAAGAGCGGCAATGAAGGTATCAATCGCTGACGCGTTCAACCAGTGCGCCGCAACGGGTAAGCTTTTCTTCGAGGCGTTCGAAACCGCGGTCGAGGTGATAGACGCGCGAAACCATGGTCTCGCCTTCTGCCACGAGGCCCGCAATGACCAGCGACACCGAGGCGCGCAGATCGGTCGCCATGACCGGCGCACCCTTGAGGCGGGTAACGCCTTCGATGCGAGCCATCTGGCCGGAGAGCGAAATTTTGGCGCCGAGACGGGCCAGTTCCTGCACATGCATGAAGCGG
This window of the Agrobacterium fabrum str. C58 genome carries:
- a CDS encoding DUF6030 family protein, whose protein sequence is MDAGLQKRVSSGALLFAVLAVCFAIGATVLLANDKKHLKSLLTYLNLAPATRFAEPPPKMKHAKRQKLAARTVYLPPHLLKFERAGDRPSFARDFVISGKDLCDRFTAAGFSNPKGWQASPVSIRNFECMADLAAVKAEDPAQRASLFIDIRGEASGDIRSIRIKAVAPETPDGAAILTKLEKTLTLVIAQTHWTDLASMLEPARRMQAYQAQHFGISVSIKPEPTAPHRLNVILLASEEPPGVKLTRAFFDRDRWLRPAALSDRPIPHPSVTKSHVP
- the yacG gene encoding DNA gyrase inhibitor YacG, whose protein sequence is MAKPSTEGAGKVTPLRKTQPCPECRRPSTRENYPFCSDRCRSLDLARWLNGSYAIPVADDESSAGGQDGGKNNSE
- a CDS encoding Maf-like protein, whose product is MTNSKQKLVLASGSPRRLELLHQIGIEPARLMPMDIDETPVKLEHPRTLCRRLSQQKAEAAQAALKSEQAWKDAYVLGSDTVVAVGRRIVGKAEYTEEASAALHLLSGRSHWVYTGICLVTPDGKIRQKVAETKVRFKRLSTREIDAYIASGQWRGKAGAYGIQGIAGAFVQKLTGSYTNVVGLPLYETMSLLSGEGFEVTSGWLEG
- the infA gene encoding translation initiation factor IF-1 is translated as MTKEEVLEFPGIVTELLPNATFRVKLENEHEIIAHTAGRMRKNRIRVLAGDKVLVEMTPYDLTKGRITYRFK
- a CDS encoding low molecular weight phosphatase family protein, giving the protein MSDPAAAPNEGRAPKSVLFMCGMNSIRSPMAEVIAKRLVASGIYIQSAGVRAGERDPFVDAVLEEQGFSLGKHKPRTLDEIEDDFFDLIITLTPEAHHAALELTRSNSLDVVYWPTMDPTVITGTREQILDAYREVRDHLAKLIAERLPKRQQPVADALSKD
- a CDS encoding UPF0262 family protein, whose protein sequence is MASGDFRLCDVVLDDSIGRSTPDVEHERAVAIFDLIEENTFEPAGHDGGPYRLHISLVDAKLVFAIKTEDDKDVSTHILSLTPFRRIIKDYFLICESYYEAIRSSTPSQIEAIDMGRRGIHNDGSQTLMDRLSGKIKVDFDTARRLFTLVCVLYWRG
- the hisD gene encoding histidinol dehydrogenase, which produces MAIWLERASADFEQKFAAFLTTKREVSEDVNATVRDIINDVRHRGDAALAHYSQKFDGIDFTRVSMRVTADEIDAAFSAVDRAVIEALELAARRIEKHHARQMPKDDIYEDDIGVGLGSRWTAIEAVGLYVPGGTASYPSSVLMNAVPAKVAGVERIVMVVPANGGAVNPAVLAAARIAGVEEIYRIGGAQAVAALAYGTETIAPVAKIVGPGNAYVAAAKRQVFGTVGIDMIAGPSEVLVIADKDNDPDWLAADLLAQAEHDRGAQSILITDNADLGKAVGAAVERQLKLLSRSETAAASWADFGAIILVEKLTDAIPLANRIAAEHLELAVDDPDALMAHIRNAGAIFVGRHTPEVIGDYVGGSNHVLPTARSARFSSGLSVLDFVKRTSILRLGPEQLRQLAPAAITLAHSEGLDAHARSVSIRLNPES
- a CDS encoding DUF2948 family protein; translation: MSGLKLLALDTEDLSIISTHMQDSVFKLKDVAFEPRQGQFTLSANRFVWESASKKNLPPERCRSVIFLKRVSAVRSQSINLADREQVLSLLAIRFTPDGEGPDGVVELALSGGGTIALDVECIEAQLTDVSGAWETAAKPHHPDSE